The genomic window TCTGAGCAAGCCATCTTTCAGAATATTAGTCATTTACGCGCCTTATTCGGCAATGACGCAATTAAGACGTTTGCCAAACGCGGTTATCAATGGCAAGTTGCCTTTGAAATAGGGCAAGAGGGCATAACGCCCGTCCCCATACTCATTGCGAAAAAGACACCTAAAACGTCCTTATGGGTCGCTTCTGCGCTCACGGTATTGCTGGTCATCGGGCTTTTCTTCGGGCAGGTGTCGAACGTGAAGTCAACCTTTCCAAGTATATCAACCGTTCCGTTCGCGCTTGATGGCAACGACATCAACTCTGTTACTTGGCGCCCATCGACTATTTCAACAAAGCGTATCGATTCGTACACGGTGTCTCAATTCCAAGGCGCTGAGGCACTTAACTACACGAGGTTAAAAGCAGAGCATCCGCTTGTCTTAGTCGGTGATATTACAACCAGTGATAATCAATTTTTGCTCGATTTTACACTCACAGGCGATGCATCGAGATGGAATGGTCAACTTCTTGCAGATTCGATAGACCAATTAAATGAAAAACTCGAAGCCCATCTCATCAACGCAGAGATAATAGAACTGGTTAACAGCACCATGAGCGCCGATGTCCGAGTGGCAAAACTCTTGCTCCTCCACCAGCAACATGAACACGATTTTGTGATCTTGAACCAGCTGATATCGGCTTACATCAAGACGCAGCAACTCGACATTGCGATGACGCTCGCAGACAAACTCGAGCGCGATGCAATTACACTTAAAGAACCTCAACAAAACGCTAATGCCCTTTTACTTCAAAGTACCATTTTAACTGAGAAAGGGCTTTATGAGTTAAGTGAGTATAAACTTACAAACGCCATCGCTTTATTTGAACAACACAATGACTACAAGCGTCTCGCTGACGCCTTCGCAGCACAATCGTGGCTACTACACAAAAAAAGGATTATCCCGCACTCAAAGAAAGCTTACTCAATTCAGCCCGCTTCGCCGAGACATCGAAAGACATTGAACGTGAATTGCACGCGTTAACCTATCTGTCAGTGATGGCTCACAAGCACAAACAAGATGAAGATGCCTATTTCTATCTGCAACAAGCTAAGATGCAAATGGACACCTATTCACTACCTCAGTATCAATATGCCAAAATTCCGTTCCACTATGCGATTTACGCTAAAACGGCCGCGCAAAAAGAGCCTCACCTGCTGCGCGTGCTCGAACTTACCGAACTAACGCCCGACCACTGGGTGGCACAATCCAGTCGAAAACAACTGATGGACTATTACCTTGATACTGCACGATTAGATCAGGCAAAACAACTTGTTGCACCTCTTACCAACGACAACGCTGAAAACAACTTGCTGCGCGCGCGCGTGGCCTTTTCGCAATCCAATGTTCAAGAATTTCTAGCTCTTGCAACTAAAGCGTTTGAACAAGCCAGAAGAACAGGACAGGTCAGCCTGAGTTTAGACATCGCATTGATCCTATGCAGTGCGCCAGAGCTCCAAACAAACTACGACTTCTATACAAACTACATCAGTGAACATGCGACCCCAAACTGGTCTGAGCAAAACAAACTGAAGCTCAACGCGTTAAACATGATTTGATAGGGACGGTTTTACAAAAAGAGTTCTGTCGTAAACTTAACGACGTGCTAGAAGCGGTTACCATGCATAGTGATTGATTCATATTGCCTCTATCTGAACTATATACACAGCTATAAGTAGTGAAGCTTAAAATACCAATGAAATGGAACGCTATGTAATGGATAAACATCGCTCGGCTATGCGGTGAAAAACATATTTCTTTGAAATTCATAGGAAAAATAAATTTCATAGCGAGCCAGGTCAGGCTCGAATACGTAAAGGCTCGTTTTTCAGCCGACTTTTTCAGTTGTCTGAACGAAAAACAGTTGATAGCTTATTGCCATCATTAAAAAATAATTCATTGGATGAATTATATAGGGTTTTGGATAACTTCCTTAGTCGGGAATTATTGCTAATACGTTAGGCAGCAAGAAAAAATCATGCGAACAAGTGTATTCCTAAGTCACAATTATAAAGACAAAGATTTCGTTAGAAAGCTTGCCAGAGATATAGATGCTCACGGTATCAAAGTCTGGATAGATGAAGCAGAAATGAAAATCGGTGATTCTTTAGTCCAGAAAGAAGAATGAAAGTCACCGT from Pseudoalteromonas xiamenensis includes these protein-coding regions:
- a CDS encoding winged helix-turn-helix domain-containing protein, with the protein product MLYYFNDFVFDSQSLVLLQGKTSVAIRHNEAKVLKVLLERSGDVVSKEQLLEAVWQNKVVSEQAIFQNISHLRALFGNDAIKTFAKRGYQWQVAFEIGQEGITPVPILIAKKTPKTSLWVASALTVLLVIGLFFGQVSNVKSTFPSISTVPFALDGNDINSVTWRPSTISTKRIDSYTVSQFQGAEALNYTRLKAEHPLVLVGDITTSDNQFLLDFTLTGDASRWNGQLLADSIDQLNEKLEAHLINAEIIELVNSTMSADVRVAKLLLLHQQHEHDFVILNQLISAYIKTQQLDIAMTLADKLERDAITLKEPQQNANALLLQSTILTEKGLYELSEYKLTNAIALFEQHNDYKRLADAFAAQSWLLHKKRIIPHSKKAYSIQPASPRHRKTLNVNCTR